A region of Leptospiraceae bacterium DNA encodes the following proteins:
- a CDS encoding outer membrane lipoprotein carrier protein LolA, whose product MFINLKKQMIRISFMVFILLSGSLGAQEHNWNSPAEVVKEIKEKFKGISSYTAKFSIETATNIRKKSVKSVNGTCYYKSSGKVRYEFQKPAGDLIVSDGKTLWIYIKSKNAVGKQDLTIQKKNKAGKLIFSANSKEGLYRLFRKYHYKFDSTKQPRKGEDGNLYFVLDLEQREKIGGFENILLFVDAKTYLIKKAIASDSRGKTTTLEFSNIALNQELEDGLFKYHISGNSKIVNNPLVSDNQ is encoded by the coding sequence ATGTTTATTAACCTGAAAAAGCAAATGATAAGAATATCTTTTATGGTTTTCATCCTGCTTTCGGGGAGCTTAGGAGCGCAGGAGCACAATTGGAACTCTCCGGCAGAGGTTGTGAAAGAAATAAAAGAGAAATTTAAAGGTATTTCCTCTTATACAGCCAAATTTTCTATCGAAACTGCAACCAATATTCGGAAGAAATCTGTTAAAAGTGTAAATGGTACCTGTTATTATAAGTCCTCCGGAAAAGTTCGTTATGAATTTCAAAAACCTGCGGGTGATTTAATTGTATCTGATGGAAAAACCTTATGGATATATATTAAAAGTAAAAATGCCGTAGGGAAACAGGATTTAACGATTCAAAAGAAGAATAAAGCCGGTAAATTAATTTTTAGTGCAAATTCTAAAGAGGGGCTTTATCGCTTATTTCGAAAATATCACTATAAATTTGATTCTACAAAACAGCCCAGGAAGGGAGAGGATGGAAATCTTTACTTTGTTTTAGATTTAGAGCAAAGAGAAAAGATCGGAGGTTTTGAAAACATACTCCTTTTTGTAGATGCAAAAACATATTTAATTAAGAAGGCTATAGCCAGTGATTCAAGGGGTAAAACAACTACTTTGGAATTTTCTAATATAGCTTTAAATCAAGAATTAGAAGACGGACTTTTTAAATACCATATCAGCGGTAATTCAAAGATTGTGAATAACCCCCTGGTGAGTGATAATCAATAA